A single region of the Sulfurimonas sp. genome encodes:
- a CDS encoding YraN family protein, whose product MSRAKGNVAEELAVKYLYDNGYEIIERNFYSRFGEIDIIAFKDETLHFVEVKSGEDYEKAIQNITPTKLLRLIKTGDVYMKKNGTNIDYEYDALVVVEDQVWFIENITL is encoded by the coding sequence ATGTCTAGAGCAAAAGGCAATGTTGCTGAAGAACTGGCAGTAAAGTACCTTTATGACAATGGCTATGAGATAATAGAGAGAAATTTTTACAGCCGTTTTGGAGAGATAGATATTATTGCCTTCAAAGATGAAACTTTACATTTTGTAGAGGTAAAAAGTGGTGAAGATTATGAAAAAGCCATTCAAAATATAACGCCTACAAAACTCTTACGTCTTATAAAAACGGGCGATGTTTATATGAAAAAAAATGGCACCAATATAGATTATGAATACGACGCATTGGTTGTCGTTGAAGATCAAGTTTGGTTTATTGAAAATATAACACTCTAA